The DNA segment TCTTTCTCACGAGGCGGCAGTACGTATACACCACTGTCTTTTGCATCCAGTCCCCAGCGCTGTCCAGCTGCTGCATAGGAATTCAGCAATACACTCTCATACTGTGTCAAAACGCCAACCACGTTAATGTTGGAATTGGCACAGTTGCTCAGCGGGAAGTCGATAATTCGATATTTCCCTCCGTAATACACTGCAGGTTTTGCAATCTTTTTGGTCAAGGCATACAGTCGTGTTCCTCGGCCTCCGGCTAGTATCATAGCCAGCATGTTGTTTTGTCTCATGTAAATCCCCCCTTAGGAATTTTTCTATATATTAAGTATAATGATTTTCAACATAAATTTCCACCCTTTTTGTAAGAAAAATGAACTTTATGTATGCGTTTTCAGCTTTTAGGGCATAAATATCACCAAAAGCAAAAACACGCGGAAAAGTCAAGTCAAAATTTCATTGATTTTTGAAAAGTTTTCATGAAATTTATGCTCAATCTTATACTCGCATGTTCATTATATTATCGTATATGGCAGTTTATTCCAAGAAAAACAATCTGCCAAATATTGTCATATTCAGACAAAGTCGTACATGTTGAGAAGGTCATCGACCGTTGTGTTTTTCCGTTCTTCCCCTTCCAGCGTCTTAACGATTTTTCCATCATTTAAAATAATCGTCTTGTTGCCGTATTCCAGTGCCTGCTTCATGTTGTGTGTAATCATGAGCGTTGTGATATGATTTTCTGTAACGATTTTCTCCGTGATGTCCATAACGGATGCTGCCGTCTTTGGATCAAGTGCCGCGGTGTGCTCATCCAGCAGCAGCAGCTTCGGCGTCACGATTGTCGACATGAGAAGTGTCAATGCCTGCCGCTGTCCTCCGCTTAACAGTCCCACCGTAGTCGTAATACGTTCCTCCAGTCCCAGTCCGAGCTCCTTCAGCTTTTCTATAAAGAAAGCTCTGTCTCCCTTTTTAATCGCACGGCTTAACGTCGTCCGCTTACCGCGGCTGTAGGCCAGTCCCAGATTTTCCTCAATGGTCATATGCGGAGCCGTACCCTTTAGCGGATCCTGAAACAGACGGCCGATTTCTCTTGCCCGTTTATATTCCGGATACATGGTAATGTCCCTGCCATCCAGCAGAATCGTTCCCGCATCACTGCGTATGGTTCCGCTGATGACATTTAACAGCGTACTCTTTCCGGCACCGTTTGTCCCCAGCACACTGATAAAATCACCGTCATTGACATGAAAGGACAAATGATCCAGTGCCTTGCGTTCATTGACCGTATTGGGATGAAAGGTCACGCAGATATCCTTTAAATCAAGCATGCGATCCCCTCCTTCTCTTTTTCAAATGCGGCAGTGATATCGCCAGTGCTACAAGTGCCGCCGAGAACAGGTTTAAATCACTTGCCCCGATTCCCAGCTGCAAGGCCACCGTCAGAATAAACCGGTAGACGATTGCCCCGACAACAACAGCCGCAAACTGAAAGCCGAGTGTTTTTCTGCGGACAAATGCTTCTCCGACAATGATGCTTGCCAGACCAACCACCATCATGCCGATACCTCCGCTCACATCCGCAAAGCCCTGATTTTGTGCAAACACGGCACCACCCAGTGCTACCAGCGCATTCGCAAGGGAGATCCCCATCACCTTCATCAGATCGGAATTGATACTACTTGCGCGCACCATCGCTTCATTATCTCCAGTTGCACGCAGACTCATCCCCAGCTGTGTTTTCAAAAACAGATACAGCAGGATAATCAAAAGGATGAGGATGCCTGCAATCACTGCACCGAAGGCATTGTCCCCCAGCACACTCTGCAAGGGAGTAAAAATCGTTTCCTTACCAAACAGCGATACATTCGGCATACCGCCCAGTATTTTCAGATTGACAGAATACAGCGCTGTCATTGTCAAAATTCCCGCCAGCAGTGACTGTACCTTGCACTTGGTCTGCAGCAGTCCGGTTACCATACCCGCAAGACCGCCTGCCAGAAACGCCATCAGCGTACCGAGAAACGGATGTGCATTCATTGCGAATACAGCAGAAACCGCACATCCTGTCGTAAAGCTCCCGTCAATCGTCAGATCGGGAATATTCAGGATGCGAAAGGAGATAAACACCCCCAGTGACATGATGGAAAATATCATGCCCAATATTACTGCATCCTGTATGGTTGACAATGCCATAGCCTTCATCCTCTCCTATTCTATCCATATTCTTTTAAATCCTTATATCATTGTTTCAAATCCTTATACTATTCTGTTTTAAATCCTTATACATTCTTTTCCTTATACCATTCTTTTGAATCCTTACATCGACACATGCTTGTATTGCTTTTCACAACAGCCTTCCATGCACTTGCTTACCGATGCATCCTTATATAGAAGGCATCCTTATCCTGCAGCTTTCTCCTGTTTATGATGTGTGTACGTGAACGTTTAATAATGTTGTATTTGATACTGAACAATTTTCTTTTATTTACATCATGACCAGATTTTTGCTGTTCTTCACTGCATCCGGTAATGTGATTCCCAGCGTTTCCATCGTTTTCTTATTTACATAAATATTCAGATTATCCTTAAAGACCTTGACCGGCATATTTTCCACCTTTTCACCCTTTAAAATCTGATCTGTCATTCTCGCAGTTTCTTTTCCCAGCTCTGTATAGTCAATTCCGACTGTCGCAAAGCCGCCATCACTTACCATAGAATCGGCTCCTGTGTATACCGGTACCTTCTTCTTATTAGCTGTTTCTACCAAAGCGCTCATAGAGCTGGCAACAGTGTTATCGTTGGGTGCGAAGATTGCATCACATTTATCCGTCAGTACACTGACTGCACTTTGGATTTCTGTAATATTTGCGCCGCTTCCTTCTACCAGCTTAATATTGTGCTTTTCACAAAATTCCTTTGCCTTGGCAAGGTTGCTGACAGAGTTTGCCTCCGAGCTGTTATAAATAAATCCCAGTGTTTTCAAATCCGGATTGACCTGCAATGCCAGATCTAGAATCTGATCAACCTGAATTTCATCACTCGTTCCTGTAATATTGTTATTAGGCTTGTTTAAATCATCCATCAGGCCAGCACTCACCGGATCGCTGACTGCTGAGAATACGATAGGAATATCCTTGCTGTATTTTGCCGCAGACATGGCAGTCGGAGTCGCAATCGCCACGATCACATCACTCTTGTTTCCGGCAAATGTAGACATAATGGAATTTAACGTATTCTGCTGACCGCCTGCATCCTTGAAATCCAGCTTGATATTTTCACCATCTTTATAACCAAGCTCCTCCATTTCCGCTTTAAAGCTGTCACGAATCGTATTCAGTGATTTATGCTCAACGATCTGTGCGACGGATACCACCGGTATTTTCTTATCGCTATCCTTCTCCTCATTGCTTCCGCATCCTGTTAATACACTGGCACATACTAGAAATGCCGCTGCTACTTTACATAATTTTTTCATCGGTAATTGTCCTCTCTTTCATTGTGTTTGCTTTCGTTTTGTTGTTATATGACGTCTGTTTTCCCTTATGCCATCGCCATTCCTCTGTGCTTCGTAACACAATGACCACCTCCCTGCTGTATAAAAAAGCACCCGTCCAAAAGTCTGTTGACTTCAGGACAGATGCTGTTAAGATCATCTGCGGTACCACCTGATTTGATAGCTCTTCTTATAGAACCATCCTCTCATCAAAATGCTGACACATTTCTAGCCCTGTAACGTAGGCACACGTCTTGGATACTGAGCTTTGCCGTTCCCCTTGCCCTCCAGAGTCCATTTACAAAATTGCATCTCTGCCGCGATTTCACCATCCGCGTGCTCTCTATAAGCGCATCCTTTTGCTTGATCTCTCTGTCGCTGGTTTCCTATAGGATACACCTCATTTTTTTAATTGTCAACACTTTTTCTGAAATTTTACATTTTTTATTCTGAAAATATTTTCAAAGCATACATAGCACAGATGTCTGATAACTGCATAGCAACACATTCCAGCTATACAGGCCCTTACCCTGTATCCTGTCTGCGCTGCCATATGCTACACTGCCTCAATACTCAGCTAAATCTATTTGATTATTCAAAGAGAAATGAAAGCAATAGAAGCCTGCCGCTTTTATCCCATCATTTGCCTATTTCACACAAATTTTGACGATTCTTCACTCTCATTATCCACGGTATGCGGCGATCTTTCATTGCCATATAAATGAAATCCGTTCCACAGCAGCAGGAGTGTCATGAAAGCTGTCAAAAGTAGAAGCTGTATCGAATCACGTGCAAGACCTTCGCGCAATGCCAGAGCAAGCAAAAGACCACAGAGAAAGGAAACGCCTGCAGTAAAGAGCAGCTGCTTCCAGCTAATTTCCATGTATTGAAGACCATGCACTCTGGTATCGTAATAGATATTTTCAATAATCTGCAAAATAAACACTGCCAGCAGAGCGAGAAGCCACTTATCATGCAGTACAGGAAGCCAGGGAAATAACAAAAAGCCCATACTGGTCACAGCCAGCTGGATACTCCCCAATAGTAGCCGGGGTCTTCGTATATATACATATGGACGGTTCACAGCAGCCGGAAGAATTTCAGCCGGCTCCTGTTTCATGTGTTTGCGAAGCATTGTCCGCTGATCCTGCAGTCGCACAATCTGGGCATCCATTTCATGAATCAGCTGCTCATATACCTGCGGTGCATATTCCTGATCAATGAGAATAGCACGAATTTCCTTCATCCGTAAGCCCATCTGACGCAGGGAACGAATTGTACACAGGGTTTCCAAACAGTCTTTATCATAGTCCCGATACCCGTTTTCCAGCTTATCCGGGTGAATAAATCCCTGATCCTCATAATATTGTACCGCCTTTTTGCTCAGACCACTTTGTTTCATTACGTCCCTTAACAGCATCGAATCCCCTCTTTCTATAAAGTACAGATATAACCAGTCAAGTAATAATAAATCCTTTTCATAAATCCTGCTAGTATGCTATCACATTCTAACATACTGATTTTTCATTTTTGCATTACTATCTGCTGATTTCTTTTCTTTTCTATTTGGATGTCCTTTTATTTTTATCACTACCTTTTCTTTTTATCCCTATTGTATTTGTATTGCCAGGGAATTGCAATACAACAGCAGAGAATACAGCAGAAAAAAGCGAAGGATTGCAGCCTCTATATGATGATGGTAATAGATGCAGAATAGCTGTCCTTGCCATAGCTGTGCTTCTTCGATAATAATATTATATAGTGATTTCAAGTTCATGTTATATATCCGATTTTTAAGCCATCTTTTATCTACGCTGTCTCTATAGAGAGGGGCATCCTGATTGTGATAAAACTATAAAAAGCCTTATTCCAGAATAAGGAATGCAAATTGCTTTTCCTACAATACCCCTTGCCAGGTAACTTTTTTCACATATCCGTAAAGCAATAAAAGGAAAACAGGTGATGCTATTATCACCTGTCTGCAATATCTTCAATAGCCTTATGCTTCATTAGTAAGGAAATACCAGTATAAATGCCATCCCCTCTACTTCCTTCTGTGCAAAGATTTCTCCATTCATACGCCGCATGATTTCCCGGCATATATATAATCCAAGACCATTCCCCTGCTTTCCCTCACTGTTGCTTGCACGGAAAAAGCTTTCAAAGATATGATGAAGCTCCGTATCGCTTACCGTATTCCCCGTATTATAAATACGAATCAGCTGACAGTAATCCTCTTCATAACAGGAAATCTCCAGCCGTCTTCCATCCCCGTATTTTAATGCATTCTCTATGATGTTTTCCACGACCTCAAAGCTGCGCTCCAAATCTCCCTTTAACAATAAATTGTCATACGGTCTTATATCCAGCTCCATATGGCGCAGTCGAAGCGGCTCCATATATGCGTGCTGAACCTTTTCTATCAGCTCCTGTAAATAAAATTCCGTATTATGAACAGGAATATCCAGTATATCCTCACGGGACTGCCGCATAATTTCTTCCACATAGCGCTCGATATCCTTTCCCTTTTCCTGAATCTGATGCGCTGCCTGTATCCTGTGCTCCTCATCCTCATACAGATGTTCCTCTAATGCACGCGCATACAGCTGAATGGTATTCAATGGTGTTTTGATATCATGAGACAGTGACAGCAGCAGCTTTTTCTTTTCCTTTTCCAGCTCCAGCTGCCGCTTTTTAGAGCTCTCCAGAGTATCCTTTAGCTGTCCGATTCCAAGCAGAAATTCATGCACATACCGGCTTTTTTCCTCCTTGACGATTCCCTTCCAATGTCCCCTGGCCAGCTCCTGTGGCAGCCTTTGCACCTGTGCAAAGGGCTTGAGAAGATGCTTGCGAAGGTATAGGAGAACACCCAGCAGTACTGCCGCCAGAATGGCCAAGGAAAGCTGCGTCCAAACCATCAGCGTACCGACATCCGCATAGGTACGCTGATAATCAAAACGCAGATACCCCTGCAGTGATTGCTTGTCATATATCGGCTCAATGCTCATATCCATAGAGTTTCCGGCTTCAAAAAACACGGACGCCGCCTCCTGTTCGGCACCTTCAGCGGAAAGCCAGCGCACCGCCTCCATATGCGGATACGCATCCAGGGAAATATCCGCAAGCGGTGTCCCATTGGTGACCAGCTGTGTAATACGGCTGATTTCCACACGGTATGCATGATCCTTGGTTTTCTCAATGCGTCCGATACGGATTCCCAAAAACAGCGCCAGGCACACATACAGGCAAAAACACAGCAGAATCAGTGTATTATATTTCTTCAAACCGGTATCCTACTCCCCAGACCGTTTTAATAAGCTGCGGACGCTTTGGGTCTTTTTCAATCTTATCCCGCAGCATTTTGATATGAACCGTCAGCGTCTGCTGTTCGCTGAAGCTGTCCATACCCCAGATGCGGGCGAAGATATATTCCTTGCGCAGCGTCTTTCCCGCATTCGCCACAAGCAGGGAAAGCAGCTCGAATTCCTTTCCAGTAAGCTCCAGCTCGTTTCCATTCAGGCTGGCTCTATGCTTATCACGCTCTATCAGAATACCGGAGCAGGAACAGCTTTTCTTCGCCTGCAGGTCATTTGTCCGCTGTAAAACAGCACGTATTTTCGCTGCGAGTATTTGCGGATCAACAGGCTTTTCTATATAATCATCCGCTCCCAGCTCATAGCCGTTCAGCTGATCACTGCGATCCTTGCGTGCACTCATAATCAAAATCGGAACTGCCTGTTGCTCACGTATCCTTCTGCACACGGCAAAGCCATCCATGCGGGGAAGCATGATATCCAGCAGAAGCAGCGCTACATCATGCTCCTGCAAAAACAAGAGTGCTTCTTCTCCGCTTTCCACATGATGAACCTGAAACCCGTCCCGCTTTAAAAAGGACATGAGCAGCTGTGCAAGCTCCCGGTGATCCTCCACAAGCAATATATCTATCATAGGCAATTACCATCCTAACGTAATCAGCCATTCATTCAGTCTGCGCTCTCTTTTCCGAATATCTGCATCCTCATGCCACGCCCCTAGCTGCATTTCATCCCGGATATTTCCATCCTCGATATACAAAACGCGCTCACAACGTGATGCCACCTTCATATCATGGGTAACCAGCAGGATGCTTGTCCCCTCCTGATGAATCCGGTTTAATTCCTCCATAACCTCATGGGAGCTTTGCTTATTCAAAGCACCGGTAGGCTCATCCGCAAACAGAATTCGCGGATGATTGATAAGACTTCTGCAGATACAGGCACGCTGCAGTTGTCCCCCGGATACCTCATTGACATCGTTATCCGCAATATCGCTGATGCCGAGCTTCTGCATGAGCCTTGTCGCATAGGCATTGATTTCTTTTCTTCCCTGCCTGGTTTTCCCCTTCGCAGACTGATAGGCTGGTAAAATAATATTATCATATACGGAAAGATTTTTCAGCATATACATCTGTTGAAAGACAAAGCCCATCTCCTCCAGGCGCAAATCACTGATTTCATTGCGGCTCATATCCATTAACTCACGGTCAAAGAAGCTCACACTGCCGGCTGTGGCACGATCCATACCGCTGATGGTATACAGCAGGGTCGTTTTTCCGGAGCCTGACGGGCCCATGACAGCAATCATTTCCTTTTCCTTCAGTGTTAGATTTACATTTCTCAACACGTTATTCTGTCGTTTGTTTACGATATATGTTTTACACAGATTGCTTACTGTTATTCCACTCATAAAAGCTTCCTCCTTATTCCATATTGTTCATTTCACGTATATGGATACGTTTGATTTTCCCGGTAGCAGCGATTGTTGCGCAAATGATGCCCAGCAGCAATACCCCCGGATACAGCAGATAAACCTGCAGAGGATCAATCTGGATATGCACCTGTGCCCCCATAATGGCAAAGATCGGTTCCAGCATGAAGCGGTTACTGAGCATCGACAGCGGTATCGCCGCAAACATGGATAATAAAGCCACCAGAAGCATACGGATTGCCTGCCACCTGCGTATACTGCTGTTACGAAAGCCAATGCTTTTCATCATAGCGATTTCTCCTTTTTCACGAACGATGAACAGCTTTTCCATCAGCAGTGTAATCAGCATGATCACTGCACAAAGCATAGCAGTCATTGGAAGCAGAAGCTCCTGTAAGGATTCCTGAATACCGCCGATGTTGCGATCGACAATATCCTGTGCTGTATACCATTCATAATCTGGGAATTGTTGTTCTAGTGTGGCTTTTAATTCCTCCTGGCTTTTGTCTGTTTTCATATCAACATTGACATTCCAGTATTCAAACATATCCGTTTTGCTCATATCCAGCCTGGCATTCAATCGGGCACTGCTTCCCAACTGCATATAATCGGAATAGCTTCCTGTAATGATGAATTTATACAGCTTCCCATTCAAATTCAGCTCCACGCGGTCTCCGATGTGCCAATCATTTTCCTTTAGAACAAGACGGGAGAAGGCAATCTCGTTTTCCAGGACGGGAGCGCTTCCCTCCAGATAATCCAGATATTCCGTATTGCGTCCCTGTATCTGCAGTGACATGATCTTCGTATTCCCCTGCTTTCCCGGTGCGTGAAAGGATAAAAAGTAAATAGCAGAGGCTGTAAGCTGTGCATCATAGCCCTTTTCCTTCAGCTCATGCTCTACACGCTTCATTCCCTGTTTCAGCTGTACAGAGTTTTTATAGGGAGAATCCTGCTTTCCTTCAATTTTTTTAATATATACAGCGCTGTCCGTATTCACGGTAAACTTGGATGCCATCTCGCTGCTTTGCATGGTATGGATGGTGTTCAAGGGAATCGTAATCAGGACGAAGCTGATACAAAAGGTCACCAGCAGCAGAGCATAGCGTTTTACATGCGTCAGCATATCATTGATTCCAAGATAGGCAGGAACACGCAGGTGCTTTTGCTTAAACAGAGACAATGCCGAGGCCTTCGCAAAGCTCTCCCCGCTGTTTCCGCCGCGAATGGCAGATATCGCTGTAATACGACTTAGCTTTCTTGTACAATTCAAACAAAACAGCATGACAAGTGCAATAATTATCAGTGTGCAGAGGATATTGACATAGAAATTCACTCCGCTGTCCTCCATGATCATATTTACACTGACGCCCGCCACCATGGCGCGGCTGATCGGTACACTGATGAGCAGACCAAGAAGGGCTCCGCTGCATACGAGAGCTGTGTATTTTACAAGATACAGACGGCGAATCGCTTTATCCCGAAGTCCGATTGCCTTCATGATACCGATTTCCCGGTACTCCTCTTCCATTGTGAACAGCAGTGTAAAGCGTAGAACAAGCAAAGCAATCAGAATCATGCAGATGCCGATCAGAATTAACAAAGCCGCAAGTATCAGATCAAAGGAGTAAATCATCGAATACATACTGCGGGAGACCGTATTTAACACCGATGGAAAGCTTTGCATATTCTGTGCTTCTGTAAAATCGGATATGCTTGCGACATTGATAAAATACAGGGAATATGTCCGCTCATTGCCTGCTTTTTTAAATTCCTCATACATTTTGGAATTCATAAAGATTCTTGACATACCGACCATATCGTTTCCAAACGCCGCATCCTTGACAACGGTTTTCAGAGTAAATGTACGATCTGCATCACCTATGCGGATGCGCAGTGTATCCCCAACATGCAGGTCGTTTTTCTCCATGAGGAATGCAGGCATTCCAATTTCATCATCCTGTAAATGGAGCTTTTCCCCATCCGGATCAAACTCCTTGCAATAGTCACTAAGTTCCTCAGAGAGAAAAAGGTTCAGCCCCTCAGCACTGATTTTGTCACCATGTTTCAGCTGCAAATCCTTCTGGTCCACGGAGAGCATCTCCTGATAGCCGTAATCTTTAACTCCCGGAGCCTTTGTTTTGATCCAGCTCATGATGCTTTCTTTTTCTCCCGGATTTACTGCCACAAGATTCACATCCGGTATATTGGCATAATCCATATAATAGTCCACAGAGGAGCTTACCACCAATATATTATTTACACTGCTCGCAAGAAATACAGTCGCAATGGTAATAAACAGAAACAGAATCAGATTGACACTTTTTCTATGCATTAAATCTTTTTTTAACAATCGTTTCAGCATTGCCGCCACATCCTTTCTACAGGTAAAGAATACCGCACCCTTTCTTAAAAAATCCTTAAATACCGGTGGAAATCTTTTTTATATCGTTTCTACTCATCCTTTTATTCAAATATCAGCAAATTCACTCGTTTATTTCCATAAAGAAAGCAGAAGTCTTCAACAACCTCTGCATATTTGAATACTCTTATGGATATAAGTATACATCCTGTTACTTATGATGAAGCCTTTATAGCAGCATAGCTTATGGATTATCAACTGCTCCTATTACAATGCTTTATATGAAACAAGCTATTTATGATATGGATTATTGTTTTTTATCATATAGGCACGGTAAATCTGTTCCAGCACAAGCACTCTTGTCATCTGATGGGTAAAGGTCAGATCACTCAGCTTCCATTTCCAGTTACAGCGTTCATAAACATTGCTTCCGGGGCCCAGGGAACCGGCAATTACAAAGGTCAGGTTACTGGTCTGATAGGTCTGCAGCTGATCCAGCTTTTGTGCAAACTGCTCACTATCCACCATCTCTCCCCATAAATCCAGCAGAATAACATAGTCCTGATCTTTGATTTTGGAAAGGATTCTCTCGCCTTCCTTTTCCTTTACCTGGCTGTTTTGCGCCTCGCTGTTACTCTGTGGTGCCACCTCGTCGTTTACCTCTATGATTTCCAGCTTTGTAAAGGGTCTTAGACGCTTTGTATATTCCTCAATCTGAGCGCGCAATGCCTTTTCTTTTATCTTTCCAACCGCAATGATTTTTATCATAGCTTTTTCCTCACTTCCATTAACAGCTCCAACTTGCTCTGTAGCCATCTGCGGCGCAATCGCCGAAACATACGGTATTCCGCCAGCACCTCTACAAGACTGGAGGCTGTATCCACAGCATTCACTATCCATGCTTCCCGGCATACAGGCGGTATTACAGTTAAAGGCCACATATGCTTTCGGATAATCTCCTGTTCCCGCTTACTGATTTGAAAGTCACGAATTGCATTGCGGTTCGCAAAAAAAGGATGACGGAAGCCATGAAGTCTGTGCCATGCCTCAGGTTCATGCCAGTCATACAGAAAATAATCATGCAAAAGTGCTCCCCGTACAAGAGCGCGTTCATCACAGGATACATGAAGCCTCTTGATCAGTGTATAGCAGTAATAGGATACAACAAAGCTGTGCTCCAGACAGCTGACAGAGCCATGCTGTATATAATTTTGCATGCTCCAGATTCGGTCATCCTGCAGCAGCTCATCCGCTATTGTCAAAAATTCAGAATATTCCTCAATACGCATATGCCACCTCACTATGCATTGTATTGTAGCCTGTTTTTCATCAGAATGCAATTATCAGAAGCCTTTCTTTTTCAATTCGCTTACGATGCTGACATAGGTTTCCAGCACATCAAAGCCTTTGTAATCCTCTCTTGTCAGATCAATGATATTGCCATGGGAAATCCCTTTATAATAGCGGTTGGTAAAGGTTCCCTGAAATTCTCCCCATCGGGCGCTTTCCTCGGTAACCAGACCATCATTGTCCGCATCGACCATACGGATGAACAGATAAGGGATACTGAGCAGAATGTGTGACCATGCATGGTGCATAAGACTCATATAGCTCTGATAATATACCTGCGGATCATCCAAAACCTCCTCATTAAAGCCGGCACTCCACTGTGTGGTAAACTGATGTGTTACGGTGTAAAAATCCGGATGTACATCCTTCATACGTGTAAATGCGGCATCAAATACAGACGCCAGCCAGCGGTACAGCTTTTCCGGTGCGATTCGTACCAGCACATCGACGAAATGACAGCCGCGATGCGGTGTGGATATGGTGGTCAGAGAGGCAACATGGGCGCCCATATGCCCCTTGGAGATTGCATGACGCGCATCCAGACCACCCTTGGAGTGCGCGATGATGTTCACCTTGTCACAATGCTCAAGCTCACAGATTTCCTTGATACGCTTTTGAATATCCGCACTGTTGTTTTCTATGGTCGCGAAGGCCTCCTGATTCCCATAATAAATGACTGCACCATTTTTCACCAGAATACGTGGAATCCTTCCCCAGTAATTCACATATTTTAAATCACGGAAGCCGACACCATGCAGAAGCAGCAGCGGGTATTTTGTCTTGCATATTTGTGATTCAGCGCGTTGTGATGCCACATCGATTGCAACGGTTTCATGATCGTATTCCTCCTTTGCTTTGTGCATGAGATAGATAAGGACAGGAATGCGCAGAACCGGTATAAATAACAGGATCCAGAGCATCACACGGCGAAGAATACGCAGGCGGTTGCTGAGACAGAAAATCACAAGCGCTCCGCCAAGGGCATATACATATTGAAACAGCAGCATCCACAACAGATCAGCGTAATACCAGCTATAATTGTTATATTCCGGAAGAATGAGTAGATAGAGAAGGATTTGAAGCAGAAGCAGCCAAAAGCTGCGTTTGATTACTGCTTTGCCATATTGCAGGCCTCTCAATCGGCGATGCTTCCTGCCAAGTGATTGGATAAGCCTTAGGATATTGATTATAAATATAAGTATCAGCATACCGGCAGAAATCATGATAAAGCCAATATTACTATATCCTTTTAACAGCCAT comes from the Erysipelotrichaceae bacterium 66202529 genome and includes:
- a CDS encoding FtsX-like permease family protein produces the protein MLKRLLKKDLMHRKSVNLILFLFITIATVFLASSVNNILVVSSSVDYYMDYANIPDVNLVAVNPGEKESIMSWIKTKAPGVKDYGYQEMLSVDQKDLQLKHGDKISAEGLNLFLSEELSDYCKEFDPDGEKLHLQDDEIGMPAFLMEKNDLHVGDTLRIRIGDADRTFTLKTVVKDAAFGNDMVGMSRIFMNSKMYEEFKKAGNERTYSLYFINVASISDFTEAQNMQSFPSVLNTVSRSMYSMIYSFDLILAALLILIGICMILIALLVLRFTLLFTMEEEYREIGIMKAIGLRDKAIRRLYLVKYTALVCSGALLGLLISVPISRAMVAGVSVNMIMEDSGVNFYVNILCTLIIIALVMLFCLNCTRKLSRITAISAIRGGNSGESFAKASALSLFKQKHLRVPAYLGINDMLTHVKRYALLLVTFCISFVLITIPLNTIHTMQSSEMASKFTVNTDSAVYIKKIEGKQDSPYKNSVQLKQGMKRVEHELKEKGYDAQLTASAIYFLSFHAPGKQGNTKIMSLQIQGRNTEYLDYLEGSAPVLENEIAFSRLVLKENDWHIGDRVELNLNGKLYKFIITGSYSDYMQLGSSARLNARLDMSKTDMFEYWNVNVDMKTDKSQEELKATLEQQFPDYEWYTAQDIVDRNIGGIQESLQELLLPMTAMLCAVIMLITLLMEKLFIVREKGEIAMMKSIGFRNSSIRRWQAIRMLLVALLSMFAAIPLSMLSNRFMLEPIFAIMGAQVHIQIDPLQVYLLYPGVLLLGIICATIAATGKIKRIHIREMNNME
- the rlmH gene encoding 23S rRNA (pseudouridine(1915)-N(3))-methyltransferase RlmH, translating into MIKIIAVGKIKEKALRAQIEEYTKRLRPFTKLEIIEVNDEVAPQSNSEAQNSQVKEKEGERILSKIKDQDYVILLDLWGEMVDSEQFAQKLDQLQTYQTSNLTFVIAGSLGPGSNVYERCNWKWKLSDLTFTHQMTRVLVLEQIYRAYMIKNNNPYHK
- a CDS encoding phosphohydrolase — protein: MRIEEYSEFLTIADELLQDDRIWSMQNYIQHGSVSCLEHSFVVSYYCYTLIKRLHVSCDERALVRGALLHDYFLYDWHEPEAWHRLHGFRHPFFANRNAIRDFQISKREQEIIRKHMWPLTVIPPVCREAWIVNAVDTASSLVEVLAEYRMFRRLRRRWLQSKLELLMEVRKKL
- a CDS encoding triacylglycerol lipase — translated: MKKERGIIMRYIKNCMGVLLLLMLSHLPLLTHQLNTRWLLKGYSNIGFIMISAGMLILIFIINILRLIQSLGRKHRRLRGLQYGKAVIKRSFWLLLLQILLYLLILPEYNNYSWYYADLLWMLLFQYVYALGGALVIFCLSNRLRILRRVMLWILLFIPVLRIPVLIYLMHKAKEEYDHETVAIDVASQRAESQICKTKYPLLLLHGVGFRDLKYVNYWGRIPRILVKNGAVIYYGNQEAFATIENNSADIQKRIKEICELEHCDKVNIIAHSKGGLDARHAISKGHMGAHVASLTTISTPHRGCHFVDVLVRIAPEKLYRWLASVFDAAFTRMKDVHPDFYTVTHQFTTQWSAGFNEEVLDDPQVYYQSYMSLMHHAWSHILLSIPYLFIRMVDADNDGLVTEESARWGEFQGTFTNRYYKGISHGNIIDLTREDYKGFDVLETYVSIVSELKKKGF